The Nakamurella deserti genome contains a region encoding:
- a CDS encoding ABC transporter substrate-binding protein translates to MTNPLIRPDDRGPVSRRSFLRVAGLSAAALGGGGILAACGGAETPAASSASSATSAVASSAGEASASMSSSAAGGSMTMAPAGTYGDIKLQLSWVKNYEFAGEFFATEKGYYTEAGFSSVELVSGPVPSSAEELVATGEVQIGLSAPDATARYILDTGAPLKIIGSTYQKNPFCILSLQEGKPISTPADLVGKNIGVQAGTNQSIFEGFLKANGLTADQLTITPVQYDPAPLYENQVDGFMSYVTNEPFLAEAKGFTPVTLVFADNGLPLTAETFTVLQDTIDNDREMLKAFLWAEIKGWTDSIADPQGSAELSANKYGKDLNLDVENEVKQATAQNELIVSDDTKQNGIFTLTEELQGQIVEAIKLTGYETSAEELFDLSLLDEVYAAYPDLITG, encoded by the coding sequence ATGACCAACCCGCTGATCCGCCCCGACGACCGCGGTCCGGTGTCCCGCCGCAGTTTCCTGCGGGTGGCCGGTCTGTCCGCCGCCGCTCTGGGCGGCGGTGGGATCCTCGCCGCGTGTGGCGGCGCGGAGACGCCGGCGGCGAGTTCCGCCTCGTCGGCCACCTCGGCGGTCGCGTCGTCGGCGGGTGAGGCGTCCGCCTCGATGTCCTCCTCGGCCGCCGGTGGCAGCATGACGATGGCCCCGGCCGGGACGTACGGCGACATCAAACTCCAGCTGTCGTGGGTGAAGAACTACGAGTTCGCCGGTGAGTTCTTCGCCACCGAGAAGGGCTACTACACCGAGGCCGGGTTCTCGAGCGTCGAGCTGGTGTCCGGGCCGGTCCCGTCCTCGGCGGAAGAGCTCGTCGCCACCGGTGAGGTGCAGATCGGACTGTCCGCGCCGGACGCCACCGCCCGCTACATCCTCGACACCGGCGCGCCGCTGAAGATCATCGGCTCGACCTATCAGAAGAACCCGTTCTGCATCCTGTCGCTGCAGGAGGGCAAGCCGATCAGCACACCGGCCGACCTCGTCGGCAAGAACATCGGCGTCCAGGCGGGCACCAACCAGTCGATCTTCGAGGGCTTCCTCAAGGCGAACGGACTGACCGCCGACCAGCTGACGATCACGCCGGTGCAGTACGACCCGGCGCCGCTGTACGAGAACCAGGTCGACGGCTTCATGTCCTACGTCACCAACGAGCCGTTCCTGGCCGAGGCGAAGGGCTTCACCCCGGTCACGCTGGTCTTCGCCGACAACGGGCTGCCGTTGACCGCCGAGACCTTCACCGTGCTGCAGGACACCATCGACAACGACCGCGAGATGCTCAAGGCGTTCCTCTGGGCCGAGATCAAGGGCTGGACCGACTCCATCGCCGACCCGCAGGGTTCGGCGGAGCTGTCGGCCAACAAGTACGGCAAGGACCTCAACCTCGACGTCGAGAACGAGGTCAAGCAGGCCACCGCGCAGAACGAGCTGATCGTCTCCGACGACACGAAGCAGAACGGCATCTTCACCCTGACCGAGGAGCTGCAGGGGCAGATCGTCGAGGCCATCAAGCTCACCGGCTACGAGACCTCCGCCGAGGAGCTGTTCGACCTGTCGCTGCTCGACGAGGTCTACGCGGCGTACCCGGATCTGATCACGGGCTGA
- a CDS encoding urease accessory protein UreD encodes MTFVGIRAGTGGRPELTLRTSHLSPRTLRTTADGARIALVGTTALLLAGDHVALGVDVGAGCHLELVDTAGTVAYDGRGGASSWRVDITVADGASLTWKAEPFVVADGADVTRTTRVDLAATGVALLRETLVLGRSGERGGALRSRTRVAHGARPLLAEDLDLTDPVRRHRVGLLGAHRIVDTVSLFGRRPPADPPPGVRLFPLAGEGAVARHLGGDAHRSGAGALFQHWRAGVRPAIGDR; translated from the coding sequence GTGACGTTCGTCGGCATCCGGGCGGGCACCGGCGGCCGTCCGGAGCTGACGCTGCGCACGTCGCACCTGAGCCCGCGCACCCTGCGCACCACCGCCGACGGCGCCCGCATCGCGCTGGTCGGCACGACGGCGCTGCTGCTCGCCGGTGACCACGTGGCCCTGGGCGTCGACGTCGGGGCGGGCTGTCATCTCGAGCTCGTCGACACGGCGGGCACCGTAGCCTACGACGGCAGGGGTGGCGCGTCGTCGTGGCGGGTCGACATCACCGTCGCCGACGGTGCCTCGCTGACCTGGAAGGCCGAGCCGTTCGTCGTGGCGGACGGGGCGGACGTGACCCGCACCACCCGGGTCGACCTCGCGGCCACCGGGGTCGCGCTGCTGCGCGAGACGCTGGTGCTCGGCCGCTCCGGCGAACGCGGCGGTGCCCTCCGGTCGCGGACGCGCGTCGCCCACGGCGCGCGCCCACTGCTCGCCGAGGACCTCGACCTCACGGACCCGGTGCGCCGGCACCGCGTCGGGCTGCTCGGCGCACACCGCATCGTGGACACCGTCAGCCTGTTCGGTCGTCGTCCGCCGGCCGACCCGCCGCCCGGCGTCCGGCTGTTCCCGCTCGCCGGTGAGGGCGCGGTCGCCCGCCACCTCGGTGGCGACGCCCACCGCTCGGGCGCCGGCGCGCTGTTCCAGCACTGGCGTGCGGGGGTCCGCCCGGCCATCGGCGACCGGTAA
- a CDS encoding urease accessory protein UreF, whose translation MVARTLPHRGGPHPPSGRELPRSGDPRPDSAAAPTEASVGSAELMLMLLADARLPTGAHTQSAGLEPAMRHGVSVAEVPELIAARLATVTAVEAGTAVVARHLAIDGRFDGLAAVDEAWQARTVSPALREASALAARGYLRLLRSLWPAAAGLAALTALRHPCRAVVLGVTAAVSGLSAAQLVRLIGNDDAATIAAAVLKIEPVDPVLTTRWVLEAQPQIERLAARLAPIGTIDEIPALAAPLIEEWAELHATTTQRLFRA comes from the coding sequence ATGGTGGCCCGCACCCTGCCGCATCGTGGCGGTCCCCATCCGCCGAGCGGGCGGGAACTGCCACGATCCGGCGACCCGCGGCCGGACAGCGCCGCCGCTCCCACCGAGGCGAGCGTCGGGTCGGCGGAGCTGATGCTGATGCTGCTGGCCGACGCCCGGCTGCCGACCGGCGCGCACACCCAGTCCGCGGGGCTGGAACCGGCCATGCGGCACGGCGTGTCGGTCGCCGAGGTCCCGGAGCTGATCGCCGCGCGCCTGGCCACCGTCACCGCGGTCGAGGCCGGGACCGCCGTCGTCGCCCGGCACCTCGCGATCGACGGCCGCTTCGACGGACTGGCGGCCGTCGACGAGGCCTGGCAGGCCCGCACCGTCAGCCCGGCGCTACGGGAGGCGTCCGCACTGGCCGCCCGCGGCTACCTACGGCTGCTGCGCTCGCTCTGGCCGGCGGCGGCCGGCCTGGCGGCGCTGACCGCGTTGCGGCACCCCTGCCGCGCGGTCGTCCTGGGCGTCACCGCCGCCGTCTCGGGTCTGTCGGCGGCGCAACTGGTCCGGCTGATCGGCAACGACGACGCCGCCACCATCGCCGCGGCCGTGCTCAAGATCGAGCCGGTCGATCCGGTCCTCACCACCCGCTGGGTCCTCGAGGCCCAACCGCAGATCGAACGGTTGGCCGCCCGGCTCGCCCCGATCGGCACCATCGACGAGATCCCCGCCCTGGCCGCACCCCTCATCGAGGAGTGGGCCGAACTCCATGCCACCACGACCCAGAGGTTGTTCCGTGCCTGA